Genomic DNA from Mesorhizobium sp. 131-2-1:
CGAAAACCTTCGACCTTCTGGCGTTTCTGATACGCAATTCCGGGCGGGTGCTGAGCAAGGACGAGTTGCTGCAGGCTGTCTGGCCAGGCATCATCGCCACCGAGGATTCGCTCACCCAGTGCATTCGCGACGCGCGCAAATCGATCGGTGACGAGGCGCAGGCACTGATCCGTACCGTTCCCCGGCGCGGCTATCTGTTCCAGGTCGCGGAAACCCGGCCCACCGATCCGCCTGCGCAGATGGCGGCTCAAGCGGGACGCGCGGCCGAACCGATGGTCGCCATCCTGCCGTTCCGCGTGGAAGCCGACGACACCACCGGCAAGGTGCTGTTCGACGGCGCGGTCGAGGAAATCACCAACGCGCTGTCATACTTCAAGACCGTCGCGGTGCTGGCACGCCATTCGGCCTTCGTGCTGGCCGAGCATTGGACGGAGGATATCAACGCGACCGCCTTGCGGCTTGGCGCCGACTATATCGCGGAAGGCAGCGTGGAATCCGCCGGGGATGGCTACAGCGCTCGCGTCGTGCTTACCGAGACGATATCCGGCCGTCGCGTCTGGACACAGAGTTTCACATTCGCCAAAGGCGAGATCTTCGCCTTCCAGAGGACGGTCGCCCAACGGATCGCGACGGCGCTTGTGGCCAATATTGAAAACGCCGTCATGCGCCGCGGCCAGCCCGCTTCGGCCGCAAATGTCGAGGCCTATCTCCACCTGCTGCGTGGCATGGCCCTGCTGCGCAGCTATGGCGACGGGGTGAACGAGGAGGCGCGCGCGCATCTGCTCAAGGCGCTCGAACGCGACCCGAATTCGGGCCTGGCGCATGCCTATCTGGCGCTCGCCGATTTGATCATAGGAGGCTATTCCGGCGCGCCGCGCGCCGTGCTCGACCAGGCGCGCGACCGGGCGCTGCATGCCATTGCGCTCAGCCCCGACGAGGGGCGATGCCACAGGATCCTGGCGCTGACCCTGCTCTACCGGGGTTGCGACGAGTACGACGCCGCCGAGAAGCATTTCGCCCGCGCGCTGGACCTCAATCCCTATGATGCCGACACGCTCGCCCAGACCGGCTACTTCAAGGCGCTGCGCGGCGATGGCGAAGCCGGGCTGGCCCTGCTCGACCAGGCTTTCCAGCTCAACCCGATGCATCCGAGCTGGTACTATTTCGACCGAGGCGTAGCCTTGTTCATTGCTGGACGCTACCGCGAGGCCGCAACCTCCTTCTCCTCCCTGCCGCGCAAGAGTGTCTGGCAATGGGCGCGACTGGCGGCTTGCCACGCGCTCGACGGCGACACCGAGAAAGCCAGGGCTTGCGTCAGGGAAGGCCGCGCGCTGGATTCCGGCCTGACCATGGCGGAAATCCTTGGAGACCTGCGCATGGAGTGCGCCGAGGACTGTGAACGGTTGCGGATCGGTCTCGAGCGGGCCGGCTGGGACAACACGGCGGCATAGCCAGCCCGCCGCGCAACAGGCATGATGCGGCGATCGCCCGCCGAATCGGGCTCCATTGCCAGTCCGCGGGGCCCATGAAACCAGCCATCGTCTTGCCTTTGCTCGCGGCCATGCTGCCGTTCGCACCGGCGCGGGCCGGCGACTGGAAGCCGGTAGAAAAGGTCGAGACCTACGCCATCTCCGGCCAGACCCCGCCCGAGCTCTACGCTTCGATCGGCGAAAAAGGCCCGCTCATCGGCGACAGCAAGAAGCGCGTCATCGCGCACACCAATTTCAAGCTGACCTGGACCCGCGACTACCAACCGCGAGGCGGCGCCTGCATGCTGAAAACGGCGCGGCCGAAGCTCACCATCACCTACACGCTGCCGAAGCCGGTCGGCCCGCTGCCGCCGGGCCTGCAGAAACGCTGGGACAGCTTCGCCGCCGGCCTTGCCGCGCATGAGAAGGTGCATGGCGGGCAGATCATCGACATGGTGCAAAAGATCGAGGCGCTGAGCGTAGGGCTGACCGTCGCCGACGACCCTGCCTGCAAGAAGATCAGGACCGAGCTCACCGCACGGCTTGCCGCACTTTCACAAGCGCAACGCCAGGCCAGCCGCGACTTCGACCGCATCGAGTTCGGGCCCGGCGGCAATCTGCAGAGGCTGGTGTTGGCGTTTGTGAATGGGGAGTAGATGGCGACGGAGCTTTTTTGCAAGAAGAGAGCCGCCGGCGAAGCTGCCAATCTCCCCCCTTGCGGGGGAGATGGGAATGAGCTTCCGCCGGCAAGTACCGATCGGGCCCTACATCGTCGACTTTGCCTGTCCGCTTCACCATCTGGTCGTGGAAGTTGACGGCAGCCAGCACGCGGATGCCGAACACCTCGAGCGTGACGCTGCGCGAAGCGCTTATCTGGAAGCGAGCGGCTGGACCATCCTCCGGTTCTGGAACGACGACGTCGTCCGCGACATCGACAATGTCTGCCAGCACATTGTCATCGAAGCCGGCCTAGCCGGCGGACCCTGACGAGGACCACCAATCAGATCGCGCGAATAATGCCGCCGTCGACGCGGATGTTCTGGCCGGTGATGTAGCCGG
This window encodes:
- a CDS encoding winged helix-turn-helix domain-containing tetratricopeptide repeat protein, with the translated sequence MSQQVGNAVLDLDLGTLRRDGEIVPIRPKTFDLLAFLIRNSGRVLSKDELLQAVWPGIIATEDSLTQCIRDARKSIGDEAQALIRTVPRRGYLFQVAETRPTDPPAQMAAQAGRAAEPMVAILPFRVEADDTTGKVLFDGAVEEITNALSYFKTVAVLARHSAFVLAEHWTEDINATALRLGADYIAEGSVESAGDGYSARVVLTETISGRRVWTQSFTFAKGEIFAFQRTVAQRIATALVANIENAVMRRGQPASAANVEAYLHLLRGMALLRSYGDGVNEEARAHLLKALERDPNSGLAHAYLALADLIIGGYSGAPRAVLDQARDRALHAIALSPDEGRCHRILALTLLYRGCDEYDAAEKHFARALDLNPYDADTLAQTGYFKALRGDGEAGLALLDQAFQLNPMHPSWYYFDRGVALFIAGRYREAATSFSSLPRKSVWQWARLAACHALDGDTEKARACVREGRALDSGLTMAEILGDLRMECAEDCERLRIGLERAGWDNTAA
- a CDS encoding DUF922 domain-containing Zn-dependent protease is translated as MKPAIVLPLLAAMLPFAPARAGDWKPVEKVETYAISGQTPPELYASIGEKGPLIGDSKKRVIAHTNFKLTWTRDYQPRGGACMLKTARPKLTITYTLPKPVGPLPPGLQKRWDSFAAGLAAHEKVHGGQIIDMVQKIEALSVGLTVADDPACKKIRTELTARLAALSQAQRQASRDFDRIEFGPGGNLQRLVLAFVNGE